In a genomic window of Akkermansia massiliensis:
- a CDS encoding polysaccharide pyruvyl transferase family protein, producing the protein MHKILLYPHGGSGNHGCEAIVRSTMLLLRPGQGVLFSSACGEDRRYGLEQVVRVLPEQRPIRRCSSGYAGAWLRRRVLGVRDAFDRLAFGGIVKEGADLALCSGGDNYCYGEPVHIYLQNDLLRRAGVPAVLWGCSLERKDMKGRMLEDLRAFDLIVARESLTCDALLECGCLRTVLYPDPAFALPVKEGPLPEGWKEGNMVGINVSPLIIGHEGRAGAVMENYVRLVEYLLEATDMNVALIPHVVWPGNDDRKPLGALRERFRHTGRVVMVGDAPCEELKGCISRCRFLVAARTHASIAAYSTGVPTLVAGYSVKARGIARDLFGTEDGHVLPVQAMDDPGELRKAFIRMMEREDGLKAAYAEKIPAYRERLARLPEELSTLLKRS; encoded by the coding sequence ATGCATAAGATTCTTTTATATCCCCATGGAGGCAGCGGCAATCACGGCTGCGAGGCGATCGTCAGGTCCACGATGCTGCTGCTCCGTCCCGGACAGGGTGTTCTATTCTCCTCCGCGTGCGGGGAAGACAGGCGTTATGGGCTGGAACAAGTGGTGAGGGTGCTGCCGGAACAGCGGCCCATCCGGAGGTGCTCCTCCGGGTATGCGGGCGCGTGGCTGCGGCGGCGCGTGCTGGGCGTCCGTGACGCCTTTGACCGGCTCGCGTTCGGCGGCATCGTGAAGGAGGGTGCGGACCTGGCCCTGTGCAGCGGCGGGGACAATTACTGCTACGGGGAGCCCGTGCATATTTATTTGCAGAACGACCTGCTGCGCCGCGCCGGCGTGCCCGCCGTCCTGTGGGGGTGTTCCCTGGAACGGAAGGATATGAAGGGGCGGATGCTGGAGGACCTCCGGGCCTTTGACCTGATTGTGGCGAGGGAATCCCTGACCTGCGACGCCCTGTTGGAATGCGGGTGCCTCCGCACGGTGCTGTACCCGGACCCGGCGTTTGCCCTTCCGGTGAAGGAGGGGCCTTTGCCGGAGGGCTGGAAGGAAGGGAACATGGTCGGCATCAACGTCAGCCCCCTGATTATCGGCCATGAGGGAAGGGCCGGGGCCGTGATGGAAAACTATGTGCGGCTGGTGGAATACCTGCTGGAAGCTACGGATATGAATGTGGCCCTCATTCCCCATGTGGTGTGGCCCGGCAACGATGACCGGAAGCCGCTGGGCGCGTTGCGGGAGCGTTTCCGGCACACGGGGCGCGTCGTTATGGTTGGGGACGCCCCCTGTGAGGAATTGAAGGGCTGCATTTCCCGGTGCCGTTTCCTGGTGGCCGCCCGTACCCACGCCTCCATTGCCGCCTATTCCACGGGCGTTCCCACGCTGGTGGCGGGATATTCCGTGAAGGCCAGGGGGATTGCCCGCGATTTGTTCGGGACGGAAGACGGCCACGTGCTGCCCGTGCAGGCGATGGATGACCCTGGCGAGTTGAGGAAGGCGTTTATCCGGATGATGGAAAGGGAGGACGGCCTGAAGGCCGCCTATGCGGAAAAAATCCCCGCGTATCGGGAACGCCTGGCGCGTTTGCCGGAAGAACTTTCAACCCTGTTGAAGCGGTCATGA
- a CDS encoding glycoside hydrolase family 88 protein yields MIAYVSILSVLLLLVLAVVCVDAWRFLGTLAGRFHIGRWQDRRAWQEALARTAAAWTRRMPAVPKRDQGRRILWEMARGTYADAAIQGWQAAGLFLGLHVYAADRKDEALKERLRHSLEEHELVRNCLAVPEPERWEADRLLLDYAVLEAGCRGADQVAEASAALLESLRTGAGTLAYRRRQPGVRYVDAIGLACPLAAACAARTGKGEYWNLAVKQVEEYDMALLPGSSFPAHGFEMERGYPLGLYDWSRGLGWYALGLCELYRLMARHGRPEAAGMARRILALAEELLPLQKKNGGFGWMVARPESVFESSGTALLGLLLLAAYRISGEERFLKAAFRAEKALMGVTRRNGVLDMCQGDTKGIGMYSDVWSLMPFAQGMALRLSVELNGEEGKA; encoded by the coding sequence ATGATTGCGTACGTTTCCATCTTGTCCGTCCTGCTCCTGCTGGTTCTGGCCGTGGTTTGCGTGGATGCCTGGCGATTCCTGGGGACTCTGGCGGGGCGTTTCCATATCGGGCGCTGGCAGGACCGGCGCGCGTGGCAGGAGGCCCTGGCCCGGACGGCCGCGGCATGGACGCGGCGCATGCCGGCCGTTCCCAAAAGGGACCAGGGCAGGCGCATCCTGTGGGAGATGGCGCGGGGAACCTACGCGGACGCCGCCATTCAGGGGTGGCAGGCGGCTGGGTTGTTCCTGGGTCTGCACGTCTATGCCGCGGACAGGAAGGATGAGGCGTTGAAGGAAAGGCTGCGCCACAGTCTGGAGGAACATGAACTGGTTAGGAATTGCCTGGCCGTTCCGGAGCCGGAACGGTGGGAGGCGGACCGGCTGCTGCTGGATTATGCCGTGCTGGAGGCCGGATGCCGCGGGGCGGACCAGGTGGCGGAGGCTTCCGCCGCATTGCTGGAATCCCTGCGGACGGGGGCGGGAACGCTGGCCTACAGGCGCAGGCAGCCCGGCGTGCGTTACGTGGATGCGATCGGGCTGGCCTGCCCGCTGGCGGCCGCCTGCGCGGCACGTACGGGAAAAGGGGAATACTGGAACCTGGCGGTGAAGCAGGTGGAGGAATATGATATGGCCCTGCTGCCGGGTTCTTCCTTCCCCGCCCATGGCTTTGAAATGGAGCGCGGCTACCCGCTGGGGCTGTATGACTGGTCCCGGGGCCTGGGCTGGTACGCGCTGGGATTGTGTGAGCTTTACCGCCTGATGGCTCGGCACGGGAGGCCGGAGGCGGCTGGAATGGCCCGGCGCATTCTGGCGCTGGCGGAGGAACTGCTGCCCCTGCAAAAGAAAAACGGCGGCTTCGGCTGGATGGTCGCCAGGCCGGAATCCGTGTTTGAATCTTCCGGAACGGCCCTGCTGGGCCTTCTGCTGCTGGCCGCCTACCGTATTTCCGGAGAGGAGCGTTTTCTGAAAGCCGCCTTCCGTGCGGAAAAGGCGCTGATGGGGGTGACGCGCCGCAACGGCGTGCTGGACATGTGCCAGGGGGATACCAAGGGCATCGGCATGTATTCCGACGTGTGGAGCCTGATGCCGTTCGCCCAGGGAATGGCCCTGCGGCTGAGCGTGGAACTCAACGGGGAGGAGGGTAAGGCGTGA